A part of Micromonospora chersina genomic DNA contains:
- a CDS encoding Rv3654c family TadE-like protein, with product MHEGADRGGATLYLLAVGLVLVLVGLLGAGLGAARCARHQARNAADFGALAGAARVLEGAAAACGRAADLGAANGGRLTACRLDGLDIVVTMEVTVTPLPWLTRAATATSRAGPARG from the coding sequence CTGCACGAGGGCGCCGACCGGGGCGGAGCGACCCTGTACCTGCTCGCGGTCGGGTTGGTGCTCGTGCTGGTCGGGCTCCTCGGCGCCGGGCTCGGCGCGGCCCGGTGCGCACGCCACCAGGCCCGGAACGCCGCCGACTTCGGGGCGCTCGCGGGTGCCGCCCGGGTCCTCGAAGGCGCCGCTGCCGCGTGTGGACGGGCCGCCGACCTGGGGGCGGCCAACGGCGGCCGGTTGACGGCCTGCCGGCTCGACGGTCTCGACATCGTCGTGACCATGGAGGTGACGGTCACCCCACTGCCCTGGCTGACCCGCGCGGCGACCGCCACCTCCCGTGCCGGCCCGGCCCGAGGCTGA
- a CDS encoding DUF4244 domain-containing protein: MRKLLTRLRGDAGMNTAEYAVGTLAAVAFAGILLKVLTSGNVQSALTAVIDRALK; this comes from the coding sequence ATGCGCAAACTCCTCACCCGCCTGCGCGGCGACGCCGGAATGAACACGGCCGAGTACGCCGTGGGCACCCTCGCGGCGGTCGCCTTCGCGGGGATCCTGCTGAAGGTGCTCACCTCCGGCAACGTGCAGTCCGCGCTCACCGCCGTCATCGACCGGGCCTTGAAGTGA
- a CDS encoding TadE family type IV pilus minor pilin: MVSGAVQRGRTAGRRQWGARERGSFTAELAAGLPALMLLLFAGLTAVDAVTTRAGCVDAAREAALAAARGEPGSAAGSRYAPAGADVSVTVAGDRVTATVRAPVRSFGARLPRLTVSGTAVAAVEPGSPGPHP, translated from the coding sequence CTGGTCAGCGGGGCCGTTCAGCGGGGACGGACTGCCGGGCGGCGGCAGTGGGGTGCGCGGGAGCGGGGCTCGTTCACGGCCGAGTTGGCGGCCGGCCTGCCGGCGCTGATGCTTCTCCTCTTCGCCGGTCTCACCGCGGTCGACGCAGTGACCACACGGGCTGGCTGCGTCGACGCGGCCCGGGAGGCGGCGCTCGCCGCCGCCCGCGGCGAACCCGGGTCGGCCGCCGGCTCCCGGTACGCCCCGGCCGGCGCGGACGTCTCGGTGACGGTGGCCGGCGACCGCGTCACCGCGACCGTGCGGGCACCGGTCCGGAGCTTCGGCGCCCGGCTGCCCCGGCTCACCGTGTCGGGCACGGCGGTGGCCGCGGTCGAACCCGGTTCCCCCGGACCGCACCCGTGA
- a CDS encoding type II secretion system F family protein: MSRPVVAAACLAGAALLLVVSGPATRPARRLRLLVPNRPAEWNRPAWWPDRIRLGAGLAGVAVLVVVGGWAGVLVGALAGVTADRLLRRIEPRAVRDRRLREAADLPLAADLLAAALRAGAPVDRSVLAVADALGGPLADRLGRVGRTLELGGTAAEAWEHLGPVPGAERLVTGAIRSSSSGAALAGALTRLADDLRSDRSTAAEAAARRAGVLIVLPLGLCFLPAFILAGLVPVIVAVLGDVL; this comes from the coding sequence ATGTCCCGTCCGGTGGTGGCCGCCGCCTGCCTGGCCGGGGCGGCGCTGCTCCTTGTCGTGTCCGGACCCGCCACCCGTCCGGCGCGGCGGCTGCGCCTCCTCGTCCCCAACCGGCCGGCGGAGTGGAACCGCCCGGCCTGGTGGCCGGACCGGATCCGGCTCGGCGCCGGCCTCGCGGGGGTGGCCGTGCTGGTCGTGGTGGGTGGCTGGGCGGGCGTGCTCGTCGGGGCGCTGGCCGGGGTGACCGCCGACCGACTGCTGCGGCGGATCGAGCCGCGGGCCGTCCGCGACCGCCGGCTGCGCGAGGCGGCCGACCTGCCCCTCGCCGCCGACCTGCTGGCCGCCGCGCTCCGGGCCGGCGCACCGGTGGACCGCTCGGTGCTGGCGGTCGCCGACGCGCTCGGTGGACCGCTCGCCGACCGGCTCGGTCGGGTGGGGCGGACGCTGGAACTCGGCGGCACGGCGGCCGAGGCGTGGGAGCACCTGGGACCCGTGCCCGGCGCGGAGCGCCTGGTGACCGGCGCGATCCGCTCGTCGAGCAGCGGCGCGGCGCTGGCCGGCGCGCTCACCCGGCTCGCCGACGACCTGCGGTCCGACCGATCGACCGCGGCCGAGGCTGCCGCCCGGCGGGCCGGGGTGCTCATCGTGCTGCCGCTCGGGCTCTGCTTCCTGCCCGCCTTCATTCTCGCCGGTCTGGTGCCGGTGATCGTCGCCGTCCTCGGCGACGTGCTCTGA
- a CDS encoding DEAD/DEAH box helicase, giving the protein MAPSRSPAKASPYPHPRFPIPNTSARVQDVTSPATVSAGSGPGRSPGELLRRLRLRHAADPVTHVERVPARAGEPAPWPDWAPDELREAFARRGVVAPWRHQAEAAELAYAGKHVVVATGTASGKSLAYQLPALGTLLADPRATVLYLAPTKALAADQLRAVAGLELEGVRPATYDGDTPRTEREWIRRHSRFVLTNPDMLHHGILPGHAHWSGFLRRLAYVVVDECHTYRGVFGSHVAHVLRRLRRQCARYGRTPVFVLASATSGDPATAAGRLTGLPVAAVTEDASPRGGVTFALWEPPLLPSSDVPSPEADLLQVRRSALRETADLLADSVIEGVRTLAFVRSRRGAEVVAANARRALDEAVPGLGDRVAAYRAGYLREERRELERALLHGDLLGLASTNALELGVDLVGLDAVLICGWPGTRASLWQQAGRAGRSGDEALAVLVARDDPLDTYLVHHPEALFGRPVEATVLDPANPYVLAPQLACAAHEAPLTPADLELFGEGAKEAVDSLVEAGALRQRPTGWYWRHRERPEVDLRGEGGAPVCVVEESTGRLLGTVDGGSSHFLLHTGAVYLHQGVSYVVDSLDLADGCALVHAEEPDWSTHARDVTSLSVVSVRSYVDAGPVGLFLGEVDVTSQVVSYQRRRIATGEVIDTRPLDLPARELRTVAVWFTLSPESLAAAGVEAADIPGALHAAEHAGIGLLPLMATCDRWDIGGLSTALHPDTEAPTVFVYDGHPGGAGFAERAYGTAAAWLRATRDAIAECGCESGCPSCVQSPKCGNGNNPLSKPDAVKVLDVVLANLAAVSAPGGTVLPRQEGRAGG; this is encoded by the coding sequence ATGGCCCCTTCCAGGTCACCGGCGAAGGCTTCCCCTTACCCCCACCCCCGGTTTCCAATTCCGAACACCAGTGCGAGAGTGCAGGACGTGACGTCACCGGCCACCGTATCGGCGGGCAGTGGTCCCGGCCGGTCGCCGGGCGAGCTGCTCCGCCGGTTGCGCCTGCGGCACGCCGCCGACCCGGTCACGCACGTCGAGCGGGTGCCGGCCCGGGCCGGGGAGCCGGCGCCCTGGCCGGACTGGGCCCCCGACGAGCTGCGGGAGGCGTTCGCCCGGCGTGGCGTGGTCGCCCCGTGGCGGCACCAGGCCGAGGCCGCCGAGCTGGCGTACGCGGGGAAGCACGTCGTGGTCGCCACCGGGACGGCGTCCGGCAAGTCGCTGGCGTACCAGCTCCCGGCGCTGGGCACCCTGCTCGCCGACCCACGCGCCACGGTGCTGTACCTGGCCCCGACCAAGGCGCTCGCCGCCGACCAGCTCCGCGCCGTCGCCGGCCTGGAACTGGAGGGGGTACGCCCCGCCACCTACGACGGGGACACCCCGCGCACCGAGCGGGAGTGGATCCGGCGGCACTCCCGGTTCGTGCTGACCAACCCCGACATGCTGCACCACGGCATCCTGCCCGGGCACGCGCACTGGTCCGGTTTCCTGCGCCGGCTCGCGTACGTGGTGGTCGACGAGTGCCACACCTACCGGGGCGTGTTCGGCTCGCACGTGGCGCACGTGCTGCGGCGGCTGCGCCGGCAGTGCGCGCGCTACGGGCGTACCCCCGTGTTCGTGCTGGCCTCGGCCACGTCGGGCGACCCGGCGACGGCGGCCGGGCGGCTCACCGGTCTCCCCGTCGCCGCCGTCACCGAGGACGCCTCGCCGCGCGGCGGGGTGACCTTCGCGCTGTGGGAGCCGCCGCTGCTGCCCTCCTCCGACGTCCCGTCCCCGGAGGCCGACCTTCTCCAGGTGCGGCGGTCGGCGCTGCGGGAGACGGCCGACCTGCTCGCCGACAGCGTCATCGAGGGGGTACGCACGCTCGCCTTCGTCCGGTCCCGGCGCGGCGCCGAGGTGGTGGCCGCGAACGCCCGGCGGGCCCTCGACGAGGCGGTGCCCGGGCTGGGCGACCGGGTGGCCGCCTACCGGGCCGGCTACCTGCGCGAGGAGCGCCGCGAGCTGGAACGCGCCCTGCTGCACGGCGACCTGCTGGGGCTCGCCTCCACCAACGCGCTGGAACTCGGCGTCGACCTGGTCGGCCTGGACGCCGTGCTCATCTGCGGCTGGCCGGGGACCCGGGCCTCGCTGTGGCAGCAGGCCGGCCGGGCCGGCCGCTCCGGCGACGAGGCCCTCGCGGTCCTTGTGGCCCGGGACGACCCGCTCGACACCTACCTGGTGCACCACCCCGAGGCGCTGTTCGGGCGGCCCGTCGAGGCGACAGTGCTCGACCCGGCCAACCCGTACGTGCTCGCGCCGCAGCTCGCCTGCGCCGCCCACGAGGCGCCGCTCACCCCGGCCGACCTGGAACTCTTCGGCGAGGGCGCGAAGGAGGCCGTCGACTCGCTCGTCGAGGCGGGCGCGCTGCGGCAGCGCCCCACCGGCTGGTACTGGCGGCACCGGGAACGCCCCGAGGTCGACCTGCGCGGCGAGGGCGGGGCGCCGGTCTGCGTGGTGGAGGAGTCCACCGGGCGGCTGCTCGGCACGGTCGACGGCGGCTCCTCGCACTTCCTGCTCCACACCGGCGCCGTCTACCTGCACCAGGGCGTCTCGTACGTGGTCGACTCGCTCGACCTGGCCGACGGGTGCGCGCTGGTGCACGCCGAGGAGCCGGACTGGTCCACCCACGCCCGGGACGTCACCTCGCTGTCCGTGGTGTCCGTCCGGTCGTACGTGGACGCCGGGCCGGTCGGGCTCTTCCTCGGCGAGGTGGACGTGACCAGCCAGGTGGTGTCGTACCAGCGGCGGCGGATCGCCACCGGCGAGGTCATCGACACCCGGCCGCTGGACCTGCCGGCCCGGGAACTGCGCACCGTCGCGGTCTGGTTCACCCTCTCGCCGGAGTCGCTGGCCGCGGCCGGCGTGGAGGCCGCTGACATCCCGGGAGCGCTGCACGCCGCCGAGCACGCCGGGATCGGCCTGCTGCCACTCATGGCGACCTGCGACAGGTGGGACATCGGTGGCCTCTCCACCGCCCTGCACCCGGACACCGAGGCGCCCACCGTGTTCGTCTACGACGGCCACCCGGGCGGGGCGGGCTTCGCCGAGCGGGCGTACGGGACGGCCGCCGCCTGGCTGCGCGCCACCCGGGACGCGATCGCGGAGTGCGGGTGCGAGTCGGGGTGCCCGTCCTGCGTCCAGTCCCCGAAGTGCGGCAACGGCAACAACCCGCTCTCCAAGCCGGACGCGGTAAAGGTCCTGGACGTGGTCCTCGCCAACCTCGCGGCGGTCTCGGCCCCGGGCGGGACGGTGCTGCCGCGGCAGGAGGGGCGGGCCGGGGGCTGA